The following proteins are co-located in the Triticum aestivum cultivar Chinese Spring chromosome 1A, IWGSC CS RefSeq v2.1, whole genome shotgun sequence genome:
- the LOC123186488 gene encoding cleavage and polyadenylation specificity factor subunit 3-I-like, protein MEGQGEDTATVVQPVVHIAGKKNHHEVGVTVVHPVVFIVYHSAVFGNPHHFCVHMSFTGRTVLFDCGIHPAYSGMAALPYFDEIDPSAIDILLVTHFHLDHAASLPYFLEKTTFKGRVFMTHATKAIYRLLLSDYVKVSKVSVEDMLFDEQDIIRSMDKIEVIDFHQTLEVNGIRFWCYTTGHVLGAAMFMVDIAGVRILYTGDYSHEEDRHLKAAEIPQFSPDICIIESTYGVQQHQPRHVREKRFTDAIHNTVSQGGRVLIPAYALGRAQELLLILDEYWSNHPELHKIPY, encoded by the exons ATGGAGGGCCAGGGCGAAGACACGGCCACGGTGGTGCAGCCTGTGGTCCACATCGCCGGCAAGAAGAACCACCACGAGGTCGGGGTCACAGTGGTGCATCCTGTGGTCTTCATCGTCTACCACTCCGCCGTCTTCGGCAACCCCCACCACTTCTGCGTCCACATGTCCTTCACGGGCCGCACCGTCCT GTTCGACTGCGGCATCCACCCGGCCTACTCCGGCATGGCGGCGCTGCCCTACTTCGACGAGATCGACCCCTCCGCCATTGACATCCTCCTCGTCACCCA CTTCCACTTGGACCACGCCGCCTCGCTGCCCTACTTCCTCGAGAAG ACGACGTTCAAGGGCCGCGTGTTCATGACCCACGCCACCAAGGCCATCTACAGGCTGCTGCTCTCGGATTACGTCAAGGTCAGCAAGGTGTCGGTGGAGGACATGCTGTTTGACGAGCAGGACATCATTCGTTCCATGGACAAGATCGAG GTCATAGACTTCCACCAGACACTTGAAGTTAATGGCATACGCTTCTGGTGCTATACTACTGGCCATGTACTTGGTGCTGCCATGTTCATGGTGGATATTGCCGGTGTTCGCATTCTTTACACCGGTGACTACTCCCATGAAGAAGACCGGCACCTGAAAGCTGCTGAGATCCCCCAGTTCTCCCCTGATATTTGCATTATTGAGTCAACTTATGGCGTGCAGCAACACCAACCCCGCCATGTCAGAGAAAAGCGCTTCACTGATGCCATCCACAACACTGTTTCTCAAGGGGGGCGTGTTCTTATCCCGGCATATGCTCTTGGTAGAGCACAGGAGCTGTTGCTTATCCTGGATGAGTATTGGTCTAACCACCCAGAGCTCCATAAGATTCCATATTAG
- the LOC123137743 gene encoding em protein CS41 codes for MASGQEKGRSELDSLAREGQTVVPGGTGGKSYEAQEKLAEGRSRGGQTRKEQMGEEGYSEMGRKGGLSTNDESGGERAAREGIDIDESKFKTKS; via the exons ATGGCGTCCGGTCAGGAGAAGGGGAGGTCGGAGCTGGACAGCTTGGCCCGCGAGGGGCAGACCGTCGTCCCCGGAGGCACCGGCGGGAAGAGCTACGAGGCGCAGGAGAAACTCGCCGAAG GGCGCAGCCGTGGTGGGCAGACTCGGAAGGAGCAGATGGGGGAGGAGGGGTACAGTGAGATGGGGCGCAAGGGCGGGCTGAGCACCAACGACGAGTCCGGCGGCGAGCGCGCCGCCAGGGAGGGCATAGACATCGACGAGTCCAAGTTCAAGACCAAGTCCTAG